One stretch of Tepidibacter hydrothermalis DNA includes these proteins:
- the spoVT gene encoding stage V sporulation protein T gives MRATGIVRRIDDLGRVVIPKEIRRTLRIREGDPLEIFTAKDGEVILKKYSPIGEMNEFAQEYSETLAEYTGFGVVITDLDSVISVSRLSKKEYKDKAISQELEDLIESRASNLVKDNKTVPVFKGDSTEYNNQVIMPIISESGDAVGSIIVANKEEGEIAEIDEKLIKVAASFLGKQVQ, from the coding sequence ATGAGAGCTACAGGAATTGTTAGAAGAATAGATGATCTAGGTAGAGTTGTTATACCAAAAGAGATAAGAAGAACACTTAGAATAAGAGAAGGAGATCCTCTTGAAATATTTACTGCAAAGGATGGAGAAGTAATACTTAAAAAATATTCTCCTATTGGAGAAATGAATGAATTTGCACAGGAGTATAGTGAAACACTAGCTGAATATACTGGATTTGGAGTTGTTATAACTGACTTAGACAGTGTAATATCAGTATCTAGATTATCTAAAAAAGAATACAAAGATAAGGCTATAAGTCAAGAATTAGAAGACTTAATAGAGAGTAGAGCATCAAATCTTGTTAAGGACAATAAAACGGTTCCTGTATTTAAAGGAGACTCGACAGAGTATAATAACCAAGTTATAATGCCTATAATAAGTGAAAGTGGAGATGCAGTTGGTTCTATTATAGTTGCAAACAAAGAAGAAGGTGAAATAGCTGAAATTGATGAAAAATTAATAAAGGTTGCAGCTTCTTTCTTAGGAAAACAAGTTCAGTAA
- a CDS encoding putative polysaccharide biosynthesis protein, translating to MTKNSFLKGAFILGMAGVVANVLGAIFRIPLGRIIGSEGMGYYQAVFPIYIMLLNISAAGFPTAISQLVSQKIALNDYNGAHNIFKTSFLVLFSVGFISFLILFVGADYIVNNIQKNPKAYWSMRATAPALLLVPIMSTFRGYFQGRQDMAPTAVSQIMEQLGRVAIGICLAFILLPKGTEFAAAGASFGATTGTILGTLYIVSVYIKKKSTIKEEINSSKVYDQETKSQIVKKILSIAIPITIGSTILPIMNLIDSGMVVGRLQSIGYSYDESNMLYGQLTGMAASLINFPYTITTALSMSMVPSISHFYTVKDNIGLTNNIKTGVRVALLIGLPASFGLAVLSTPIMQMLYPNEPSSVGQMLLYLSMCVVLLGIIQAFTAILQGMEKTHIPVINLSIGAIFKVALTYILIAVPNLNVKGAPVASLISYIVILILNYRYIKKHVKVEFNPIYFIVKPLMSATIMAVLVSISYNSVSILLGNTVACLVSVIVGGIGYGLALIKTNSISKEEILMMPKGEKLYKIVSKIS from the coding sequence GTGACAAAAAATTCATTTTTAAAAGGTGCATTTATATTAGGAATGGCAGGTGTTGTAGCTAATGTTTTAGGGGCTATATTTAGAATACCTCTTGGAAGGATAATAGGATCTGAAGGTATGGGTTATTATCAAGCTGTGTTTCCTATATATATAATGTTACTTAATATTTCAGCAGCGGGATTTCCTACTGCAATATCACAACTTGTATCTCAAAAAATAGCGCTGAACGATTATAATGGCGCTCACAATATATTCAAAACATCGTTTTTAGTATTATTTTCAGTTGGTTTTATAAGTTTTTTGATACTGTTTGTTGGAGCAGATTATATTGTAAATAATATACAAAAAAATCCAAAAGCATATTGGAGTATGAGAGCAACAGCTCCAGCATTATTACTAGTTCCAATAATGTCTACGTTTAGGGGATATTTTCAAGGAAGACAGGATATGGCTCCTACTGCTGTATCTCAGATAATGGAGCAGTTGGGTAGGGTAGCTATAGGTATATGTTTGGCATTTATATTACTTCCAAAAGGAACTGAATTTGCAGCAGCAGGGGCATCGTTTGGAGCAACAACTGGTACAATACTTGGAACTCTTTACATAGTATCTGTTTACATAAAGAAAAAAAGTACAATAAAAGAAGAAATAAATAGTAGTAAAGTATATGATCAAGAAACTAAGTCTCAAATAGTAAAGAAAATTCTTTCGATAGCAATACCTATAACAATAGGAAGTACAATACTTCCTATAATGAATCTTATAGATTCTGGTATGGTTGTAGGAAGACTTCAATCTATAGGATATTCATATGATGAATCTAATATGTTATATGGACAATTAACGGGTATGGCAGCATCTCTTATCAACTTTCCATATACTATAACTACTGCTCTTAGTATGAGCATGGTTCCATCTATATCGCATTTTTACACTGTAAAGGATAATATAGGATTAACTAATAATATAAAGACTGGAGTTAGAGTTGCACTGCTTATTGGACTTCCAGCGTCATTTGGACTAGCAGTACTTTCAACTCCTATAATGCAAATGCTCTATCCAAATGAACCATCATCAGTTGGACAAATGCTTTTATATTTGTCTATGTGTGTGGTTTTACTTGGAATTATTCAAGCCTTTACTGCTATACTTCAAGGAATGGAAAAAACACATATACCTGTAATTAATTTATCTATAGGTGCTATATTTAAGGTTGCGTTGACATATATATTAATAGCTGTGCCCAATCTGAACGTCAAAGGAGCACCAGTAGCATCTTTAATATCTTATATAGTTATACTGATACTTAATTATAGATACATAAAAAAACACGTTAAGGTAGAATTTAATCCGATATACTTCATAGTAAAGCCTTTAATGTCCGCAACTATCATGGCTGTACTTGTAAGTATTTCTTACAATAGTGTATCGATTTTATTAGGAAATACAGTGGCTTGCCTTGTATCTGTAATAGTTGGAGGAATTGGATATGGATTAGCGCTTATAAAGACTAATAGTATATCCAAGGAAGAAATACTTATGATGCCTAAAGGAGAAAAATTATATAAGATTGTAAGTAAGATTAGTTAA